A genomic window from Anticarsia gemmatalis isolate Benzon Research Colony breed Stoneville strain chromosome 24, ilAntGemm2 primary, whole genome shotgun sequence includes:
- the dsd gene encoding attractin-like protein dsd isoform X3, with amino-acid sequence MVESLQMFLFLFKSKYRRKCSWFSPFLCSVLIVLLFCDGVLSKCSDHNCLNGVCKNDMCVCYEGWQGPECQYCGGKVNLTSPTGFITDGPGNYSVSTQCSWLLTPPHLGPTPPPLRVRLESFATECGWDHLYVYDGDSVRAKKLLAVFSGVLENGKSSWTQQVIARSGSALLHFFSDDAYAMEGFNVTYAAYSCPSDDHRTNCSNHGECDDGTCRCEPEWTGDACDQPLCPENCHGGGTCSIPAGCVCSSARRGADCARDAWRAGWAAPPAARGEPPPPVAAHALLQYGDDLLRVGGETFAHSEFLYRYKTAEQEWEEVQTYETPAPRFAHSAVLYGHELIVFGGVVISDEPERGGGLAGLEGRAGEVTNELWRVRLNDDRPQWHNATPLACSPHRSAPLKHCGGLHVSGHTAVLVYLGITKKPVMLVFFGHSPHYGYLHLVQEYYVDEGAWSSSPHRGWAARGGFGHAAAWDPLSRKVYVHGGLVSESEATQAPSASLFEYDPEIRLWRPLQSAPTPRYLHTATFITPGVMLVFGGNAHNDSAAALVSNPAASKCYSAGALLYDVRCGVWWEAAAPGGGARAAHAAAPLALRDRRAVYIYAGFDGLLRSDALIFETGEGCSKHTHESACLTAAQNTAIACVWRPRDKTCIALEELGWTESFQGTVKACLTEPRFDERRCASAESCAACTAARCAWCGACYPSAMYCVRHTHPMALSIEECGSDAESVREACGRYHSCAACLAHHNHHNHVAGSEELNQRACYWDYDTIKCKPVNSSEDIRSVAAAGPCSAPCSTFQTCANCTAEECIWCASAGRCVDKNAYGASFPLGGCRAWSTSGGAGGACGALRGCAAHVSCAACRAEPACGWCDDGAGGGRGVCLPGGARRPHAPKLCAQHRWHFTACPLCQCNGHSVCDGAARCMQPCAGRTLGEHCDACAPGHWGAPLNGGTCQPCECNAQAVACAPDTGRCYCSTKGLAGDRCDKCDNTNHYHADIYNKGACYYDLAVDYQFTFNLSKKEDRHLSAINFRNSPVKPDVDADFSITCSAHARMNLTVRTRADPHERTLFTDVNCTNFRFKFAKSEHAFGVEDNVTLTTFFVYVYDFRPPLWIQISFSQYPKLNLQQFFITFSSCFLLLLLVAAALWKIKQKYDMYRRRQRLFVEMEQMASRPFSQVCVELDRGAVGSGVPAPVALEPCRGGRAAVLSLLVRLPTGGTGRAPPLGGLAVASALVTLGHHSHHDVAGKRPRHH; translated from the exons ATGGTAGAATCgctacaaatgtttttatttctatttaaatctaaatacaGACGAAAATGTTCATGGTTCTCGCCTTTCCTGTGTTCAGTGCTCATAGTGTTATTGTTCTGTGATGGTGTTCTGTCTAAGTGTAGTGATCATAACTGTTTGAACGGTGTGTGTAAAAATGATATGTGCGTGTGCTACGAGGGATGGCAGGGTCCGGAGTGTCAGTACTGCGGCGGGAAAGTCAA TTTAACATCACCAACGGGGTTCATAACGGACGGTCCGGGGAACTACAGCGTGAGTACGCAGTGCTCATGGCTGCTGACGCCTCCGCACCTGGGGcccacgccgccgccgctgcgCGTGCGCCTCGAGAGCTTCGCCACCGAGTGCGGGTGGGACCATCTGTATGTGTACGACGGTGACAGCGTCAGAGCCAAGAAACTACTTGCTGTGTTCAG tGGCGTCTTAGAGAACGGCAAGTCAAGTTGGACGCAGCAAGTAATAGCGCGGTCGGGCAGCGCGTTGCTGCACTTCTTCAGTGACGATGCCTACGCCATGGAGGGGTTCAACGTGACGTACGCGGCCTACTCCTGCCCCTCGGACGATCATAGGACTAATTGTTCTA ATCATGGGGAATGCGACGACGGTACGTGTAGATGCGAGCCTGAGTGGACGGGAGACGCTTGTGATCAACCATTATGTCCAG AGAACTGTCACGGCGGCGGCACGTGCTCCATCCCGGCGGGCTGCGTGTGCAgctcggcgcggcgcggcgccgaCTGCGCGCGGGACGCGTGGCGCGCGGGCTGGGCGGCGCCGCCCGCGGCCCGGGGCGAGCCGCCGCCGCCCGTGGCCGCGCACGCGCTGCTGCAGTACGGGGACGACCTGCTGCGGGTGGGCGGGGAGACCTTCGCGCATTCTGAGTTTTTGTACAG ATACAAAACAGCGGAACAAGAATGGGAGGAGGTACAGACATACGAGACGCCGGCGCCGCGGTTCGCTCACTCCGCCGTGCTGTACGGACACGAGCTCATCGTGTTCGGCGGAGTTGTTATCTCTGACGAGCCGGAGAGAGG TGGCGGCCTGGCGGGTCTGGAAGGTAGAGCCGGCGAGGTGACGAACGAGCTGTGGCGCGTGCGGCTCAACGACGACCGGCCGCAGTGGCACAACGCGACCCCGCTCGCCTGCAGCCCGCACAGATCTGCGCCGCTCAAACATTGTG GTGGTCTCCACGTGTCGGGCCACACGGCTGTGCTAGTATACCTAGGAATTACAAAGAAACCTGTGATGTTAGTGTTCTTTGGACATTCGCCGCACTACGGCTATCTGCATTTAGTACAG GAGTACTACGTGGACGAGGGGGCGTGGTCGTCGAGCCCGCACCGCGGctgggcggcgcgcggcgggttCGGCCACGCGGCGGCCTGGGACCCGCTGTCCAGGAAGGTCTATGTGCACGGCGGACTTGTGTCCGAGTCCGAGGCCACGCAG GCACCGTCCGCGTCGCTCTTCGAGTACGACCCAGAGATAAGACTGTGGCGGCCGCTACAGTCGGCGCCCACACCTAGATATTTACATACTGCTACCTTTATTACGCCAG GTGTGATGTTAGTATTCGGCGGTAATGCCCACAACGACAGCGCTGCGGCACTAGTATCTAACCCCGCTGCGTCTAAGTGTTACTCAGCGGGAGCCTTACTTTATGACGTCAG GTGCGGCGTGTGGTGGGAGGCGGCGGCGCCGGGCGGCGGGGCACGTGCCGctcacgccgccgcgccgctcgcGCTCCGGGACCGCCGGGCCGTCTACATATACGCCGG TTTCGACGGCCTACTCCGCTCCGACGCGTTAATATTCGAGACAGGTGAAGGATGTTCGAAGCACACGCACGAGTCTGCGTGCCTCACCGCGGCGCAGAACACAGCTATAGCGTGCGTGTGGCGACCCAGAGATAAGACTTGTATAGCG TTAGAAGAATTGGGTTGGACGGAGTCGTTTCAAGGCACGGTGAAAGCGTGTCTCACTGAACCACGGTTTG ACGAGCGTCGCTGCGCGTCGGCGGAGTCGTGCGCGGCGTGTACCGCGGCCCGCTGCGCCTGGTGCGGCGCCTGCTACCCCTCCGCCATGTACTGCGTGCGACACACGCATCCG ATGGCGCTGTCGATCGAGGAGTGCGGGTCGGACGCGGAGTCGGTGCGTGAGGCGTGCGGCCGATACCACTCGTGTGCCGCGTGTCTGGCGCACCACAACCATCACAACCACGTCGCC gGGTCGGAAGAGTTAAATCAGCGTGCCTGCTACTGGGACTACGACACTATAAAGTGTAAACCTGTCAATTCTTCCGAAGATATCAG AAGCGTGGCGGCGGCGGGTCCGTGCAGCGCGCCGTGCTCCACGTTCCAGACGTGCGCCAACTGCACGGCCGAGGAGTGCATCTGGTGCGCCTCGGCCGGCAGGTGCGTGGACAAG AACGCATACGGCGCATCGTTCCCGCTGGGTGGGTGTCGGGCGTGGTCGACgtcgggcggcgcgggcggcgcgtgcgGGGCGCTGCGGGGCTGCGCGGCGCACGTGTCGTGTGCGGCGTGCCGCGCCGAGCCCGCCTGCGGCTGGTGCGACGATGGTGCTGGTGGGGGGCGCGGGGTGTGCCTGCCTGGTGGGGCCCGCCGACCGCACGCGCCCAAGCTGTGTGCGCAACACAG GTGGCACTTCACGGCGTGCCCGCTGTGCCAGTGCAACGGGCACTCGGTGTGCGACGGCGCGGCGCGCTGCATGCAGCCGTGCGCCGGCCGCACGCTGGGCGAGCACTGCGACGCCTGCGCGCCCGGCCACTGGGGCGCGCCGCTCAACGGCGGCACGTGCCAGC CGTGTGAATGCAACGCCCAAGCAGTGGCGTGCGCGCCCGACACCGGTCGTTGTTACTGCAGCACTAAGGGGCTGGCGGGCGACCGCTGCGACAAGTGCGACAACACCAACCACTATCACgctgatatttataataaggGAGCTTGTTATT ACGACTTAGCAGTAGACTATCAATTCACGTTCAACCTATCTAAGAAAGAGGACCGGCACCTCTCGGCGATCAACTTCCGCAACAGTCCGGTGAAGCCCGACGTGGACGCGGACTTTAGCATCACGTGTTCGGCGCACGCTCGCATGAACCTGACTGTGCGGACACGGGCCGACCCGCACGAACGAACGCTGTTCACTGATGTTAATTGTACTAATTTTAGGTTCAA ATTCGCAAAATCCGAGCACGCATTCGGCGTCGAGGACAACGTGACGTTGACCACGTTCTTCGTGTACGTGTACGATTTCAGGCCGCCGCTGTGGATACAGATCTCGTTCTCGCAGTACCCCAAACTGAATCTACAACAGTTCTTTATCACTTTCTCGTCTTGTTTCTTACTGTTGCTGCTTGTGGCGGCCGCGCTGTGGAAGATTAAACAG aaATACGACATGTACAGAAGACGTCAGCGGCTGTTCGTTGAGATGGAACAGATGGCGTCCAGGCCATTCAGTCAGGTCTGCGTCGAGCTAGACCGCGGAGCTGTGG GTTCGGGAGTCCCGGCGCCCGTGGCCCTGGAGCCGTGtcgcggcgggcgcgcggccGTGCTGTCGCTGCTGGTGCGGCTGCCCACGGGCGGCACGGGGCGCGCGCCGCCGCTGGGCGGGCTGGCCGTGGCCTCGGCGCTCGTCACGCTGGGCCACCACTCGCACCACGACGTGGCCGGCAAGCGCCCCAGGCATCACTGA